In the genome of Cryptomeria japonica chromosome 8, Sugi_1.0, whole genome shotgun sequence, one region contains:
- the LOC131069274 gene encoding mavicyanin-like → MVCDPVNAANVFTVGDEKGWTIGFDYRTWVQAKEFHVGDRLVFNYPKGVHNVLAVNGSSFANCVKEATGGKFESGKDDLQIMKSGNIWVISGVGQDCENDLKLKITAIEAQIPSASPAPGPAPAPESSDWIGDSDEHWPTPAPSSGYRSKPW, encoded by the exons ATGGTATGTGACCCCGTCAATGCTGCCAACGTTTTTACAGTGGGTGATGAGAAGGGATGGACAATTGGCTTTGACTACCGGACGTGGGTACAAGCCAAAGAATTCCATGTTGGGGACAGACTGG TGTTCAACTACCCGAAGGGAGTTCACAACGTGCTAGCGGTAAATGGGTCGTCATTTGCAAACTGTGTTAAAGAAGCCACCGGTGGTAAGTTTGAGAGCGGGAAGGACGATCTACAAATAATGAAAAGCGGGAATATATGGGTCATCTCTGGTGTGGGGCAGGATTGCGAAAACGATCTGAAGCTCAAAATCACAGCAATTGAGGctcagattccttctgcttcacccGCACCTGGACCTGCACCTGCACCAGAATCATCAGACTGGATTGGAGATTCAGACGAACATTGGCCTACTCCGGCTCCATCTTCCGGATATCGATCAAAGCCTTGGTAG